Within the Bradyrhizobium ottawaense genome, the region TTGCATCAGAACCGGGCTCTACTCTTTTATTTGACGCGTTTTCTTTACGCGAACCGGCGACCACCCACGGATCAAGTCCGAGGGCATGCTTCGCTCGAAAACGCTATGTCAGCGGCTAACCGCCGCTACGTTTGTTCAGCTCGGTTTCACGCCGGAAGCGACCTGCTCCGCAGCCTGCCGTTCCATATTCTGGCGGTACAGACCGACAAAATCGACGGGATCCAGCATCAGCGGCGGGAAGCCGCCGTCGCGCACCGCGGTTGCGATGATTTCGCGCGCGAACGGGAACAGCAGCCGCGGACACTCGATCATGACCAGCGGGTGCAGGTTTTCCTTCGGCACGTTGACGATCCGGAACACGCCGGCATAAGCGAGCTCGAAGCTGAACATCACCTTGCCGCCGTTTTCAGCCTTGCCTTCGACCGAAAGCGTTACCTCGAACTCGTTCTCGGAGACGTTGTTGGCGCCGACATTGATCTGGATGCTGATCGCCGGCTGCTGCTGCTGCGGCGCCAGGGAGGCGGGGGCGTTCGGATTTTCGAACGACAGGTCCTTGGTATACTGGGCCAGCACGTTGAGTTGGGGAGGGGCCTGCTCGGGAGGCGCGCCGTTACCGTTGGTCATGAAACTCTCTCCTGAAGCGCTGGCGAGCGGAGACCGGATTTTCGTCTGAATTCGCTCGGAGGGCGGAAATGCCTTTGCCGGGCGAGTGGCTATCATAGCCCCGCCTCATTCCACAAGGACGACGGGCCGGCGGCCAAGCGGACCGGCGGTGATTTGTGCCGGATATGGCTCATACGCCGCCGCCGGCTACCCCGGCGAGCGCCTAAATAGTTGAATATACGTGATTTCCGGGCATCATCGGGTTTCCCCTCGCGGTCAAAACGCGCTAAACTTCACCCGCGCCAAAACGCGCCATTGGCTGGGCAAAGTTTCGTGCCTACATGCTGCAGACTCAATTGATGATGTAATCTCTGCCGTTCCCCGGGGTAAACTCTTAAGGAAGACGTGTAAGAGGGCTCTCAAGAGCGTTTTCGAGTGAAGTGGTCACCGGTTCACGTCAAGAAAGCGCGTCAAAACTTCAAGACGAGAGCCGGGTTCTGATTCAATCAGAACCGGGCTCTATGGAACACTCGACCGCCGGGGCCGTTGCCGGCGTTAGAACCAGAAAGCGAATAAGACGTGTTCGATATTTACACCATCATCTTCCTGGCGTTGGCGGTCTTTATTTTCCTGCGCCTGCGCAGCGTCCTCGGACAGCGCACCGGGAGCGAGCGGCCGCCCTATGATCGCGCCGCGCCCAACGTCGTGCAGCGTACCCAGGACAACAACGTCGTTCCGATGCCGGGTGCCGTCATCGACCAGGCGCCGCTGGCGCCGACTGCGGATGTCGCGCCGCCGACCGACCGCTGGAAGGGCATCGCCGAGCAGGGCACCCCGCTCGCGCAGGGCCTCGATGCCATTGTCGCCCAGGATTCCTCGTTCGATCCCAAGCACTTCATTTCCGGTGCGCGCAGCGCCTATGAAATGATCGTGCTGGCCTTTGCCAACGGCGATCGCCGCGCGCTGAAGGACCTGCTGTCGTCGGAGGTCTATGACAGCTTCGACGGCGTGATCAAGGATCGCGAGAAGCACGAGCAGAAAACCGAGACACGCTTCGTTTCGATCGACAAGGCCGAACTGGTCGGCGCGGAAGCCCGCGACCGGGCGGCGCAACTGACGGTTCGCTTCGTGTCGCAGATGATCTCGGTCACCCGCGACAAGGCCGGCACCATTGTCGATGGCAACCCGGATAAGGTCGCCGATATCACCGATGTCTGGACATTCGCCCGCGACACCACCTCTCGCGATCCGAACTGGAAGCTGGTTGGCACGGGAAGCGCGGGCTAAAGCGCACAGCCTTGCAGGGCTTGCGATTGGCGTGGCTGCTTTGGCGTTGTCGATCGCTGCCTCGGATGCGTATGCCGCCCGTCATTCACGCTGGCATTCCCGTCCGCCGGTAGCAGCCGTCCGTCAACTGCCATACCCGCAGCTCGAATTGCCGCTTCAAATCACCGGCACCCAGTATGCGCCGGTGGCCTGGGCCGATATCGCGGGCTGGAGCGAGGACGATCATCTCGCGGCGTACAAGGCCTTCCGCACCAGTTGCAAGCCGATCGCGGCGCAGACGACGCCTCCCGCCGAGCCGAAGGCGCTCGGCACCTCGCTGCGGGATCCCTGTCGCATCACCAAGGGCCTCGATTTGTCCGACGGCGCCGGGGCGAAAGGCTTCTTCGAAGAACATTTTCTGCCGCTTCGGATCTCGCGGCTTGGCGAGGGCGAGGGGTTCGTCACCGGTTACTATGAGCCCGTGATCGACGGCTCGAAGACCCAGAACGAAGTCTACAATGTGCCGGTCTATCGCCGTCCCTCCAATCTGTTCGTCCGGGGCACCAACCAGAATTCGGCCGGATTGCCCAACAAGGGACAGGTGTTCCGCAAGATCGGCCGCCGCAAGCTGGTGCCCTATTACGACCGCGCCGAGATCGAGGATGGCGCGATCGAGGGACGCGGTCTCGAAATCTGCTGGCTGAGGAATCAGACCGATTTGCTGTTCTCGCAGATCCAGGGCTCCGCCCGCGTAAACCTCGACGACGGTTCAACCATCCGCATCAATTACGATGCGCATAACGGCTATCCCTACACGCCGGTCGGCCGCATCCTGATCGATAGGGGCATCATCCCCAAGGATCAGATGTCGATGCAGAAGATCCGGGAGTGGATGGAGCAAAATCCCGATGGCGCCGACGAACTGCGGCGGCAGAACAGGTCCTACATCTTCTTCCGCGAGGTGCAACTCTCCGACAAGGATGAGGCCGTCGGCGCCCAGGGCGTGCCGCTGACGCCGGGCCGCTCGATCGCGGTCGACAAGTCGTTGCACGTCTACGGCACGCCGTTCTTCATCGAAGGCCAGCTGCCGATCGAATCTGAAGTGTCGAAGACGCCGTTTCACCGGCTGATGATCGCGCAGGACACCGGCTCCGCCATCGTCGGGCCTGCGCGCGCCGATCTCTATTTCGGCGCCGGCGTCGACGCCGGGAAGATCGCGGGCCGCCTCAAGAACAATATGCGTTTCGTCATTCTGGTCCCGAAGAGCCTCGATCCCGCGGCGCGCGGCCGCCTGGTGCCGGTGCCGGACGCGCGCCCGTCGGGAAAAATCGCAAAGCTGTTTTCGCAAACCGATCCGCTGAAGGATCAGAAAATTGGTGCTCCGGCGGTAACGCCACCGGCGGCAGGCTCGACGCAAAAGCCGGCCACTCCAACTGCCCAAGCCGCTTCCACTGCTCAAGCCACGGTCGTAAAACCGGTGCCGCTGCCGGAAGCGCGCCCGAGCACTGCGCCGGCTCCCGAAAAGCTTCGCCGTGGCCGCCGATATCGCCGATGAAACGCCGGTCTTCGAGTTTGATTCCTGAATTGCCGCTGCCGCCGCGGCGCAAGCGTGGCCTCAGCGAGGAGGAGCACGCGCTCTGGGAGAGCGTGGCCAAGCAGGTCAAGCCGCTGCGCAAGCGGCAGCGCGCGCCGAAGCCGCCGGCCGCTTCGCCGGAAATCGAGGCCAAGGCCGCGCCGAAACCGGTGGCCTCGCCAAAGCCGCCGCTGCCGGCGCCGATCGTTTCCCCGCCAAGACCGGCACCGCCGCCGCTGGCGCCGATCGGCCGCCGCGAGCGTTCGCACCTGTCGCGTGGCCGCAAGGAGATCGATGCCAGGCTCGACCTGCATGGCATGACGCAGACGCGTGCGCACCGCGCGCTGTTCGGCTTTCTGCAGCGCGCCCATCATGACGGGCTGACCTTCGTGCTCATCATCACCGGCAAGGGCAAGATGGGATCCGAATCCGAGCGCGGCGTGTTGCGCCGCCAGGTGCCGCTCTGGCTCGGCCTGCCGGAATTCCGCGCGCTGGTGGTCGGGTTCGAGGAAGCGGGTATCGGCCATGGCGGCGAGGGCGCGCTGTATGTCCGGGTCAGACGTTCGAGACTCTAGCCCATCAGAACGGCCGAACGATCCCGACGCGCGGGATCAGCGTCACGATCCAGCCGAGGACCATCGTCCTTCGATCGTCCGTCGAAATCGGCGGCACGTCCTGTGAGGCCGGCAACATCTTCACGGCGTGCAGGACCAGGAACAGGCACACGGCCCAGTTCGAAATCCACCGGGAATAATCGAACACCATCGCGAACATCACGAGATAAGCGAGGCTGATCACAGAGATCGCCGCGGTGACGATGCGGCGATGCGCGTCAATGCTGAGGGCTGCGATCAGGGCGCGAAAATATCGCCACAGCGGCGTGTGCAGCCAGATCAGCAGCGCAAACACGGGAATGCCGAGGAGATTGTGCGGCAGTCGTTCCCAGGTATCCGAAACTTCCTTCGCCAGCGGTTGGTACCAGATATAGGCAAAGCTGAGCAGGTCGTTCCGCGATGAATCCGCCATTCGGTTTCGCAGATAGGCCGTAAATTCCGGCTCCGGCACCGCCATCGTGCCGTAGAATTGCGCGGCAACGAACAGTGCGCCGACGGCCGCGAGCAGCATGATTCCAACGGCTACGTTTTGCCGGCTTACGCCCAGCACCAGGTAATAACGCAGCACCACGATGGCGGCGATGGTCGGCACATACATCAAGAGATGGATGTGGTGGATCATGACGAGCACGGCCGAGAACAGCGCCGCGAGCAGCACATAGAAAAGCGAGCGGGCTGGAATCAGCAGCAGAACAATTGCGAACAGGCAGCCATAGATGTCGAAATGGCCGAGCGTGTGCATAAAATTCTTCAGGTAGAACGGCGAGCCGGCGATGAAAACGAACAGCGGCCAATGCTTTTCATCGAGGCCGAACGTCCGCCGGAACAGATGCACGAACAGGCCCGCCGTGATCAGCCACACCGCGCCGCCGAGCGCGAACACCAGCCACACCGGCACCGTGGCGTCGAACAGACCGACGATCGCGCCGATCAGCGCGCGTTTGGTGAAGCCGAAATGATAGTCGACCAAGAGATGGATGTAGGGGACGAAGGGCGACAGCCTGATCTTGTGGAGGAAAACCCCGAAGATGACGGCGGCATTGACGACGAGCATCAACCGCCAGGGGTTTTCCCATACCCGCAAATTCATTCGGCACCCGAAACGACCAGATCAGGCGCGGACTATCACATGGGGAGCGCGTAGGGCGCAATTATTCTCGATGTCGTCCCGGCCAAGCGAAGCGCGAGCCGGGACCCATAACCACCGTTGCTGATTGTTGAGCTGGGTTGGAGCCACAGCCGGCGCAATAACAACCATTTGTGGCTATGGGTCCCCGCGCCCGTGCGGAATCGCGCACTAGGCGGGGACGACAGCGAGCCTACAAAATAAACCGGCTCAGATCGGCGTTCTTGGCGAGGTCGCCGACATGCTTCTGCACATAGTCGGCGTCGACCTTGATGGTCTCGCCGCCGCGATCCGGCGCGGCAAAGGAAATCTCGTCAAGCACGCGCTCCATCACCGTCTGCAGCCGCCGCGCGCCGATATTCTCCACGGTCGAGTTGACGGCAACCGCGACGTCGGCCAGCGCATCGATCGCGCCGTCGGTGATGTCGAGCGTCACCCCCTCGGTCTGCATCAGCGCGACATATTGCTTGATCAGCGAGGCTTCCGGCTCGGTGAGGATCCGGCGCATGTCGTCGCGGGTCAGCGCCGAAAGCTCGACGCGGATCGGCAACCGGCCCTGCAGCTCCGGTAACAGATCCGAGGGTTTGGCGATGTGGAAGGCGCCTGACGCGATGAACAGGATGTGGTCGGTCTTGACCGCGCCATGCTTGGTCGAGACCGTGGTGCCTTCGATCAGCGGCAGCAGATCGCGCTGCACGCCCTCGCGCGAGACGTCGCCACCCGTGCGGCCGTCGCGCACGCATATCTTGTCGATCTCGTCGAGGAACACGATGCCGTTGTTCTCGACCGCGTTGATCGCTTCCTGCACGAGTTGTTCGCTGTCCAGGAGCTTGTCGGATTCCTCGTTGATCAGAATTTCGTGCGAGCTCTCGACCGTCAGGCGACGGGTCTTGGGTCGTCCGCCCAATTTGCCAAAAATGTCGCCGATCGAGATCGCGCCCAGTTGCGCGCCCGGCATGCCCGGGATTTCGAACATCGGCATGCCGCTGCCGGACGATTGCGTCTCGATCTCGATTTCCTTGTCGTTGAGCTCGCCGGCGCGCAGTTTTTTGCGGAATGAATCCCGCGTCGCCGGGCTGGAGGCGGGCCCGACCAGCGCGTCGAGCACGCGCTCCTCAGCCGCCTGTTGCGCGCGGGCCTGGACATCCTTGCGCTTGCGTTCGCGCACCTGCGAGATCGCAACTTCGACGAGATCGCGGATGATCTGCTCGACGTCGCGGCCGACATAGCCGACCTCGGTGAATTTGGTGGCTTCGACCTTGATGAACGGCGCGCCGGCAAGTTTCGCCAGCCGCCGCGCGATTTCGGTCTTGCCGACGCCGGTCGGCCCGATCATCAGGATATTTTTCGGCAGCACTTCTTCGCGCAGGTTGCCGGTGAGCTGCAACCGCCGCCATCGGTTGCGCAACGCGATCGATACCGCGCGTTTGGCGTCGGACTGGCCGACGATATAGCGGTCAAGTTCGGAGACGATTTCGCGAGGGGAAAATTCGGTCATACTTCCTAGCTAGGGCTCGAATGTCGTGAGAACAAGTCACATTTCGCGGCATCAAATGATCGGCGGTCCGGCCTGCCACTGTTTGATGGCCTCGAAAGGATGAATCAGCATGATGATGTTCAGCGTCAGATTGTCGCGAATATGGAGCGCCAGCACCAGTTCGAACAACAGCGCCAGCCCGACGGTAGCCGCGACCGGAAATTTCTTGGCGAACAGGAAGCCGCCGATCATCGCCAGATTATCGGAGACCGAGTTGACGATGGAATCGCCGAAGTAGTCCAGCGAGATGGTTCCGGCGCGATAGCGTTCGATAATCCAGTTGGAATTCTCGACCAGTTCCCAGCCGCCTTCGACCAGCATCGCGAGGATCAAGCGGCCCTGCCAGGCGAGGCGCGGGAAGGCGAGGAAGGCCGCGCCGTAAAACAGAAAGCCGTGCAGGATATGCGACAGCGTGTACCAGTCGGTGATGTGCTGCGAATTTTCCGAACTCTGCACCACGCCGTGCCATAGCTTGACGGTGCCGCAGGCGCAGATCGGCAGCCGTCCCATCGCGTAGAGGATCGACGCCTGGACTGCGAGGATAGCGGCCGCAACCGCGAGCCACTGCCATGGCGAAATATGGCTGGCGGCGGGAGATTTTCCGGTCGTGTAGCCGGCGGTCATGGATTGCCGACCATCAGAGGCCCCCACGCTGCTACAGCGTTTCGATGGTCACGTTGCGGTTGGTGTAGACGCAGATGTCGGCGGCGATATCGAGCGCACGGCGCACGATGGTCTCGGCATCCTTGTCGGAGTCGACCAGCGCGCGGGCGGCGGCCAGTGCGTAATTGCCGCCGGAGCCGATCGCCATCACGCCGGCTTCCGGCTCGAGCACGTCGCCGGTGCCGGTCAGGACCAGCGAGACGTCCTTGTCGGCGACGATCATCATCGCTTCCAGCCGGCGCAGATAGCGGTCGGTCCGCCAGTCCTTGGCGAGCTCGACCGCGGCGCGGGTCAGTTGCCCCGGATATTGCTCGAGCTTGCTCTCCAGCCGCTCGAACAGGGTGAAGGCATCGGCGGTGGCGCCGGCGAAGCCGCCGATGACGTCGCCCTTGCCGAGTTTGCGGACCTTTTTGGCGTTGGACTTGATCACGGTCTGGCCGATCGAGACCTGGCCGTCGCCGCCGATCACCACCTTGCCGCCCTTGCGGACCGTCAAAATCGTGGTGCCGTGCCAGACCGCCGGCTCATTCTGGGATGCTTGCATGAATTACCCTCTTGTCGGGCCAGATTTAGGGATTTGCGCCGGGGGTTACAATCGCGCCATTTCGCCGCCAATTCCGGTCACCATAGGCGGAAGTCGGTCATTTAGGCGTCATCCCGCAGTAGCGAAGGCACCATCGGCCTGTTAAAAGGGCCGCGTTTTCGGCCAGTCCACTCAAGAATCGGCCCAAGGAAAGCATAAGGGAAGCACTTTCCATGCGCACAGCGTCCATCAAGCGCAAGACCAAGGAAACCGACATCGAGGTGGCGGTAAACCTCGACGGCACGGGCGTGTCCAAGGTTTCGACCGGTATCGGCTTCTTCGACCATATGCTCGACCTGCTGGCCCGGCATTCGCGTATCGACATCACGGTCAAGGCGGATGGCGATCTCCATGTCGACCACCACCACACCACCGAAGACGTCGGGATCGCGCTCGGGCAGGCCGTGAAGCAGGCGCTCGGCACCATGGCCGGCATCACCCGCTATGCCTCGATCCACATGCCGATGGACGAGACGCTGAGCCGCGTCGTGATCGACATTTCGGGTCGCCCGGTGCTGGTGTTCAAGGTGGATTTTCCGCGCGACAAGGTCGGCGAGTTCGATACCGAGCTGGTGCGCGAATGGTTCAACGCCTTCACCATCAATGCGGGCGTGACTTTGCACGTCGAGACCCTATATGGCGAGAACAGCCATCATATCGCCGAATCCTGCTTCAAGGGTCTGGCCAGGGCGCTGCGTGCGGCCGTTGCAATCGACCCGCGCAACGCAGGCGAAGTGCCTTCCACCAAGGGTCAGCTCGGCGGCTGACCTCGTTCTTCGCGGCGGAGAGTCTCGATGCCGGTCTACACAGTGCATGCCCCCGTGGCCATCGGCGCCGATCTTGCGGCGACCGACAAGTTCGTATTCGTGCGCGACGGCTTCCATTTCTGGGCCGCGGTCGCGAGCGTGATCTGGCTGGTCTGGAACCGGCTGTGGCTGGCGCTGATCGGCTGGGTCGCGGTGACGCTTGCCATCGACTTCGGAATGACGGCGCTCGGCGCCGGTCGCGGAGCAATCCTGTTCGTCGATCTTCTGCTTGCCATCCTGATGGGATTCGAAGCCGCCAGCCTGCAGCGCTGGACGCTGTCGGGCCGCAAATGGCGTCAGCTCGATATCGTGGTGGCCGACGACGCGGAATCGGCCGAGCGCCGCTTCTTCGATCGCTGGACCGCCAGGCAGCGCGGCCTCACCAACGATCAATGGGCGGTCGATCGCGGCGGCCCGCCGCCGACGCGCAATATTCCGGGCCAGCCGTTTTCGAAGCCGCCGCCGTTGCCGCAAGGCGGGATCATCGGATTGTTTCCGGAGCCGGGAGGGTCGCGATGAGCGTTGCTATCATCGATTATGGTTCCGGCAATCTGCACTCTGCCGCGAAAGCGTTTGAGCGCGCCTCGCGGACCATGCAGGACCCGCAGAAGATCGTGGTGACGCGCGACCCTGAAGTCGTGTTTCGCGCCGATCGCATCGTGCTGCCCGGCGTCGGCGCCTTCGCCGATTGCCGCCGCGGCCTCGATTCGCTTGACGGCATGCTGGAAGCGATGACCGAAGCGGTGCGCGCCAAGGCGCGGCCATTCTTCGGCATCTGCGTGGGCATGCAGTTGATGGCGACGCGCGGCAAGGAGCATGTCACGACCGACGGCTTCAACTGGATCGCGGGCGACGTCGAGAAGATCTCGCCGCGCGAGGAGAATCTGAAGATTCCGCACATGGGCTGGAACACGCTCGACATGGTCGGGGAGCATCCGGTGCTGGAGCGCCTGCCGCTCGGACCGAAGGGCCGTCACGCCTATTTCGTTCACTCCTATCACCTCAATGCGGCCAGCGAGGCCGACGTGCTGTTGCGCGCCGATTACGGCGGACCGGTCACGGCGATGGTGGGTAAGGACACCGCGATCGGCACCCAGTTCCATCCCGAGAAGAGCCAGCGCTTCGGGCTGGCTTTGATCTCGAACTTTTTGAAGTGGAAGCCGTGATCCTTTTTCCCGCCGTCGACCTGAAAAATGGCCAGTGCGTGCGCCTCGAGCAGGGCGACATGTCGCGCGCGACCGTGTTCAACCTCGATCCCGCCGCGCAGGCGCGGTCCTTTGCCGCGCAAGGATTCGAGTATCTGCACGTCGTCGATCTCGATGGCGCCTTTGCCGGCAAGCCGATGAACGCTGTGGCCGTCGAGGCGATGCTGAAGGCGGTGACCATGCCGGTGCAGCTCGGCGGCGGCATTCGCGATCTCAAGACCGTGGAAGCCTGGCTCGACAAGGGCATCGCGCGGGTCATCATCGGCACCGCCGCGGTGCGCGATCCGGAGCTGGTAAAGAGCGCCGCGCGAAAATTTCCCGGCCGCGTCGCGGTCGGACTCGATGCGCGCGACGGCAAGGTCGCGGTCGAAGGCTGGGCCGAGACCTCGCAGGTGACCGTCCTCGAAATCGCGCAGCGGTTCGAGGATGCCGGCGTCGCCGCGATCATCTTCACCGACATCGCGCGCGACGGCCTGCTGAAGGGCCTCAATCTCGACGCGACCATTGCGCTCGCCGAGGCGATCTCGATTCCCGTCATCGCGTCCGGCGGTTTTGCCTCGATCGAGGACGTCAAGGCGCTGTTGCAGCCGCGCGCCGCAAAGCTCGCCGGCGCCATCGCTGGCCGCGCGCTTTACGACGGCCGGCTCGATCCGGCTGCGGCGTTGACGCTGATCCGCAACGCGCGCGCCGCGGCGTAGCGCATGATCCGGAAAAGTGGGAACCGGTTTTCCGAATGGATCATGCGCCAATAGGAGTTTTCTGATGTTCAAGGTTCGCGTGATCCCCTGCCTCGACGTCAAGGACGGGCGTGTGGTCAAGGGCGTCAACTTCGTCGATCTGCGCGACGCCGGCGATCCCGTCGAAGCGGCGATTGCCTATGACGCGGCCGGCGCCGACGAGCTTTGCTTCCTCGACATCACCGCCACCCATGAAAATCGCGGCACCATGCTCGACGTCGTGCGGCGGACCGCGGAGGCGTGCTTCATGCCGCTGACGGTCGGCGGCGGGGTGCGCACCGTCGACGATATCAAGGTCCTGCTGCGCTCCGGGGCCGACAAGGTCTCGATCAACTCCGCGGCCGTCAGCAACCGTGAATTCGTCAAGCAGGGCGCTGAAAAGTTCGGCGAGCAGTGCATCGTGGTTGCGATCGACGCCAAGCGGGTCAAGCGCGGCGGTGGTGGCGAGCGCTGGGAGATCTTCACCCATGGCGGCCGCAATTCCACCGGGATCGACGCCATCGAATACGCCCAGGAGGTGGTCTCGCTCGGCGCCGGCGAAATCCTGCTGACCTCAATGGACCGCGACGGCACGCGGCAGGGGTTCGACTTGCCGCTGACACAGGCGGTCGCCGACAGTGTCTCCGTACCGGTAATCGCGTCCGGTGGCGTCGGCAATCTCGACCACCTCGTCGACGGCATCCGCAAGGGCCACGCCACCGCGGTGCTGGCGGCCTCGATCTTCCATTTCGGCGAATTTACCATACGTGAGGCCAAGGAGCACATGGTCCGGGCCGGGCTGCCGATGCGGCTCGATCCATGACGACTCGCTGTCACAAAAGTGCTAAGTCCTACCCGGGATGGCGCCATCGGCCTGTTGCCGGGCGCATGAGTTGAGTTCAGTTGATGTCGCGTTTCACGGTCCATGATCTGGCCGCCACCATCGATGCACGGGCCGCATCGGGCGGAGAGGCGTCCTATACCCGCAAATTGCTCGACAAGGGCGCGGAGCACTGCGCCAAGAAGCTGGGCGAGGAAGCGGTCGAGACCGTGATTGCGGCCGTCGAGAACGATCGCGATCACCTGATCGGCGAAAGTGCCGATCTGCTGTTTCATCTGCTGGTGCTGCTGAAGTCGCGCGGCGTGACGCTCGAAGAGGTCGAAGCCGCATTGGGCCAGCGCCAGAATATGTCCGGACTTGAAGAGAAGGCTTCGCGCAAGCGCGACTAGTTCAAGAGACGCATCATGGATATTCGCGCCCCCGACCAACAGTATAATCCCTACCGGCTGTTCTCCCGCGAACAGTGGGCGCGACTGCGCGACGACACGCCGATGACGCTGGAGCCCGGCGAATTCGAGCGGCTGCGCTCGATGCACGACCGGCTCGACCTGCGCGAAGTCGAGGACATTTATCTTCCGCTGTCGCGGCTGCTGTCGATCTATGTCGATTCGACGCTGCGGCTGTACCAGGCGCAGCGCCAGTTCCTCGCCATCCGGGATCGCAAGGTGCCCTATATCATCGGCGTTGCCGGTTCGGTGGCGGTCGGCAAATCGACCACCGCGCGCGTGCTGCAGGCGCTGCTGGCGCGCTGGTCGCCGCGGCCCAAGGTCGAGCTCGTCACCACCGACGGTTTTCTGTTTCCCAAGGCCGCGCTCGAGCGGGAGGGCCTGATGCAGAAGAAGGGCTTTCCGGAGAGCTACGACCTGCCGATGCTGCTGTCGTTTCTCTCCGACATCAAGGCCGGGCGGCGCAAGGTGCGGGCGCCGGTCTATTCGCACATGACCTACGACATCGTTCCGAACGAGTGGATCGAGATCGACCGGCCGGACATCCTGATCGTCGAGGGCGTCAATGTGTTGCAGACCGGCCGGCTGCCGCGCGACGGCAAGGCGGTGCCTGTGGTCTCCGACTTCTTCGACTTCTCGGTCTATATCGACGCCGAGGAGCCGGTGCTGCGCAACTGGTTTATCCGCCGCTTCCTGGCGCTACGCGATACCGCGTTCCACGATCCGCGCTCGTATTTCAATCGCTACGCGCTGCTCTCGGACGAGGAGGCGACTGCGACCGCGATCGCGATCTGGGAACGCACCAACCTCGCCAATCTCGAGGACAATATTCTGCCGACCCGGCCGCGCGCAACGCTGATCCTGAAAAAGCGCGCCGATCATCTGGTCGAGACCGTCGCGCTGCGGCGGCTGTAATCCTGACTTCGTAGGGTGGGTTAGCGAAGCGTAACCCACCGTCCGGACCACCCGCGCTGCACGAAGTTGGTGGGTTACGGCTTCGCCTAACCCACCCTACAAGCTACGCCGCGATGTGCCGTGACGCCGCCAGACCCGCCAGCGCCTCGGCGAGCTTGTCGCGATCGAGCGGCTTGATCAGGAATCCGTCCATGCCGGACTCGAAGCAGGCGTAGCGATCTTCCACCAGCGTGTTGGCGGTGAGCGCGAGGATCGGCGTCCGGCGTCCGGACTGGCCGGCTTCGAGTTGACGGATGCGTTTGGTGGCGTCGATGCCGTTGAGCTGCGGCATCTGGATGTCCATCAGCACCAGGTCATACGGGCTGCCGGCGGATGTCGCCGATAGCCAGGATTCCAGCGCCTCTTCGCCGTTGGTGGTGATGACAGCATGGTGCCCGAGCCGGCCGAGCAGCGAGCGCATCAACAGCGCGTTGATCTCATTGTCCTCGGCGACCAGGATCGACAGGCCCGCGCGCGACGGCGCAGCCGGCGTCTCGATCGGCGCGTCGCCAGCAATACC harbors:
- a CDS encoding DUF2628 domain-containing protein, with product MPVYTVHAPVAIGADLAATDKFVFVRDGFHFWAAVASVIWLVWNRLWLALIGWVAVTLAIDFGMTALGAGRGAILFVDLLLAILMGFEAASLQRWTLSGRKWRQLDIVVADDAESAERRFFDRWTARQRGLTNDQWAVDRGGPPPTRNIPGQPFSKPPPLPQGGIIGLFPEPGGSR
- the hisH gene encoding imidazole glycerol phosphate synthase subunit HisH, producing MSVAIIDYGSGNLHSAAKAFERASRTMQDPQKIVVTRDPEVVFRADRIVLPGVGAFADCRRGLDSLDGMLEAMTEAVRAKARPFFGICVGMQLMATRGKEHVTTDGFNWIAGDVEKISPREENLKIPHMGWNTLDMVGEHPVLERLPLGPKGRHAYFVHSYHLNAASEADVLLRADYGGPVTAMVGKDTAIGTQFHPEKSQRFGLALISNFLKWKP
- the hisA gene encoding 1-(5-phosphoribosyl)-5-[(5-phosphoribosylamino)methylideneamino]imidazole-4-carboxamide isomerase; this translates as MILFPAVDLKNGQCVRLEQGDMSRATVFNLDPAAQARSFAAQGFEYLHVVDLDGAFAGKPMNAVAVEAMLKAVTMPVQLGGGIRDLKTVEAWLDKGIARVIIGTAAVRDPELVKSAARKFPGRVAVGLDARDGKVAVEGWAETSQVTVLEIAQRFEDAGVAAIIFTDIARDGLLKGLNLDATIALAEAISIPVIASGGFASIEDVKALLQPRAAKLAGAIAGRALYDGRLDPAAALTLIRNARAAA
- the hisF gene encoding imidazole glycerol phosphate synthase subunit HisF, yielding MFKVRVIPCLDVKDGRVVKGVNFVDLRDAGDPVEAAIAYDAAGADELCFLDITATHENRGTMLDVVRRTAEACFMPLTVGGGVRTVDDIKVLLRSGADKVSINSAAVSNREFVKQGAEKFGEQCIVVAIDAKRVKRGGGGERWEIFTHGGRNSTGIDAIEYAQEVVSLGAGEILLTSMDRDGTRQGFDLPLTQAVADSVSVPVIASGGVGNLDHLVDGIRKGHATAVLAASIFHFGEFTIREAKEHMVRAGLPMRLDP
- a CDS encoding phosphoribosyl-ATP diphosphatase, producing MSRFTVHDLAATIDARAASGGEASYTRKLLDKGAEHCAKKLGEEAVETVIAAVENDRDHLIGESADLLFHLLVLLKSRGVTLEEVEAALGQRQNMSGLEEKASRKRD
- the coaA gene encoding type I pantothenate kinase, giving the protein MDIRAPDQQYNPYRLFSREQWARLRDDTPMTLEPGEFERLRSMHDRLDLREVEDIYLPLSRLLSIYVDSTLRLYQAQRQFLAIRDRKVPYIIGVAGSVAVGKSTTARVLQALLARWSPRPKVELVTTDGFLFPKAALEREGLMQKKGFPESYDLPMLLSFLSDIKAGRRKVRAPVYSHMTYDIVPNEWIEIDRPDILIVEGVNVLQTGRLPRDGKAVPVVSDFFDFSVYIDAEEPVLRNWFIRRFLALRDTAFHDPRSYFNRYALLSDEEATATAIAIWERTNLANLEDNILPTRPRATLILKKRADHLVETVALRRL